From a region of the Hydrogenobacter sp. genome:
- a CDS encoding prepilin-type cleavage/methylation domain-containing protein — translation VQSSNAVIAISGSEIDFLSLATRQGSDIGCWGVTDAGKNVTTQARDYFFRPCSSASWGLPADNSRVVCLSPITKQDITSSCANALVFNVEDKIYPADFVTRYYLGVSPTASKLCASGTQTLFKRVGADASQPLVDCVGAFRVRYIIPDPTKGITYSDSVPNSDISNLLGIRLCILLQVGGRQSVQSNVPNFSDYCGGAIVMPTDWRYYRWSIAEVDIPLKNIR, via the coding sequence CGTACAAAGTTCTAATGCAGTTATCGCAATCAGTGGTAGCGAAATAGATTTTCTGAGCTTAGCCACAAGACAGGGAAGTGACATAGGTTGCTGGGGTGTAACTGATGCAGGTAAAAATGTCACTACACAGGCGAGGGACTATTTTTTTAGACCATGCTCTTCTGCCAGCTGGGGACTTCCTGCAGACAACTCAAGGGTCGTGTGTCTTAGTCCCATAACTAAGCAGGACATCACATCCAGCTGTGCTAACGCACTTGTATTTAACGTGGAGGATAAAATTTATCCCGCTGACTTTGTAACCCGTTACTATCTGGGTGTGAGTCCTACAGCATCAAAACTCTGCGCTTCTGGAACTCAGACCCTCTTCAAAAGGGTAGGTGCGGACGCATCTCAACCCCTCGTAGATTGTGTAGGAGCTTTTAGGGTAAGGTACATAATCCCAGATCCTACAAAGGGTATAACATACAGTGACAGTGTTCCCAACAGTGATATAAGTAACCTTCTTGGTATAAGGCTATGTATACTGCTTCAGGTGGGAGGCAGGCAAAGTGTACAGAGTAATGTGCCTAACTTCAGCGATTATTGTGGAGGCGCAATAGTTATGCCTACAGATTGGAGGTATTACAGATGGTCAATAGCAGAGGTGGATATCCCCCTGAAAAATATAAGGTAA